In a single window of the Prochlorococcus marinus str. AS9601 genome:
- a CDS encoding glycosyltransferase family 2 protein gives MLITIGITCFNAEDKIEKVIKNAIQQTWTKKEIIIIDDCSTDDSIKAINKFKSRNNIQIFKNKRNKGISFCRNKIVNQAKGRIIFFMDDDDISDLQRIDLQIKEIINSGYPNEKYIACTASMEREYRSGHKRTLIAMGSKGRLPKDDELANFLLFYEKKKGVDYGFGLPTCSMAITKECFEKVGLFDESLERVEDMDFSIRLSLNGIIFTSVKNILIHQESSSSNNKNYKNFLSEVKLIKKYSTYLKQNKLLWHALQWPYLRYYYFSKKFIRAFVVIVLLFIGNPRRTFIHIYKTGKSRLILDLKIFFKNFSR, from the coding sequence ATGCTTATTACAATAGGTATAACATGCTTTAATGCTGAAGATAAGATTGAGAAAGTTATAAAAAATGCAATCCAACAAACTTGGACAAAAAAAGAAATTATTATTATTGACGATTGTTCAACTGACGATTCAATTAAAGCTATAAATAAATTCAAGAGTCGAAATAATATACAAATATTTAAGAATAAAAGAAATAAGGGAATATCTTTTTGCAGAAATAAAATTGTTAATCAAGCAAAAGGAAGAATTATTTTTTTTATGGATGATGATGACATTTCTGATTTACAAAGAATAGATTTACAAATAAAGGAGATTATAAATTCAGGATATCCAAATGAAAAATATATAGCTTGTACAGCCTCAATGGAAAGAGAATATAGATCAGGACATAAAAGAACTTTAATTGCGATGGGTTCAAAAGGAAGATTACCTAAAGATGACGAGCTGGCAAATTTTTTACTATTTTATGAAAAGAAAAAAGGGGTTGATTATGGCTTCGGATTACCAACATGCTCTATGGCAATAACTAAAGAATGTTTTGAAAAAGTTGGTCTATTTGATGAGTCTTTGGAAAGAGTTGAAGATATGGATTTTTCTATAAGGTTATCATTAAATGGCATAATTTTCACATCAGTTAAAAATATTCTCATACATCAAGAGTCATCCTCTAGCAATAATAAAAACTACAAAAACTTTTTATCTGAGGTAAAGCTAATAAAAAAATATTCAACTTATTTAAAACAAAATAAACTATTATGGCATGCCTTGCAGTGGCCTTATCTTAGATACTATTACTTTAGTAAAAAATTTATCAGAGCATTTGTTGTAATCGTTTTACTTTTTATAGGAAATCCAAGAAGAACTTTCATACATATCTATAAGACTGGGAAATCAAGACTAATTCTAGATTTGAAAATTTTCTTTAAAAATTTTTCTAGATAA
- a CDS encoding MraY family glycosyltransferase — translation MIFAFSRLETVILIAATSYFLTLISLPIPKKIGLKLKLFDKPSSRKQPKKNLVRIGGISLVVGFAISTFLINLITDFSLFSNDITLNIVIASIIIFLIGLCDDLYNISPFIRLILQVFISIILWSKGLRIEKIDIVWLQISEIYFSNLFSVIFTSIWIVGITNAINWLDGLDGLASGIVGFASLGLSTITFQNGQIIEPMLGAAVLGSSFGFLRYNFFPAKILMGDGGSNFLGFLLATISLKSISSNVNPIGLFVPLLLLGLPILDMAYVIYRRLRKRKSPFIADREHIHHRLMNSGLTEIGTVLNLYGISQWITVLTITLASLNNSFYLIFFMFSSILLFLSSFLTKFINF, via the coding sequence TTGATTTTTGCATTCTCAAGATTAGAAACAGTAATATTAATAGCCGCAACTTCTTACTTTCTGACGCTTATATCATTACCAATACCAAAAAAAATTGGATTAAAATTAAAACTATTTGATAAACCTTCTTCTAGAAAACAACCTAAAAAAAACCTTGTTCGAATTGGAGGTATATCTCTAGTAGTAGGATTCGCGATTTCAACTTTTTTGATAAATTTAATAACAGATTTTTCTTTATTTTCAAACGATATTACTTTAAATATAGTAATCGCATCAATCATCATTTTTTTAATAGGATTATGCGATGATTTATACAATATTTCACCATTTATAAGATTAATCTTACAAGTTTTTATTTCAATTATTTTATGGAGTAAAGGTTTAAGAATTGAAAAAATTGATATAGTTTGGCTACAAATTTCAGAAATCTATTTTTCAAATTTATTTAGTGTAATCTTTACATCTATTTGGATTGTTGGAATAACAAATGCAATTAATTGGCTTGATGGCCTCGATGGGCTTGCATCCGGGATTGTTGGGTTTGCCTCTTTGGGTTTAAGTACAATTACTTTTCAAAATGGACAAATTATTGAGCCCATGTTAGGAGCTGCTGTTTTAGGATCCAGTTTTGGATTTTTAAGATACAATTTTTTCCCTGCTAAAATATTAATGGGCGACGGAGGTTCTAATTTTCTAGGGTTTTTATTAGCTACTATAAGTTTAAAAAGTATTTCTAGTAATGTAAATCCGATAGGTTTATTTGTTCCGTTACTCCTTCTTGGATTACCAATACTTGATATGGCATATGTGATTTACAGAAGATTAAGAAAAAGAAAGTCCCCTTTTATTGCAGATAGAGAACATATCCACCATAGATTAATGAATTCAGGATTAACCGAAATTGGTACAGTTTTAAATTTATATGGTATTTCACAATGGATAACTGTTTTAACTATTACTTTAGCTTCTCTAAATAATTCATTCTATTTAATATTCTTTATGTTTTCTTCAATACTATTATTCTTGAGTAGTTTCCTAACCAAGTTCATAAATTTTTAA